The Opisthocomus hoazin isolate bOpiHoa1 chromosome 27, bOpiHoa1.hap1, whole genome shotgun sequence DNA segment AGACGTTTTAGTTGTTTTATTCTGGAGTCAGGGCTGCGAGTGTAAACAGCTGATATCAGCTTACTGTGGTTGGGATGGGAAGGAGGATTTGGAGAGGTTAAGCTATAGGGTCACCTTTTCCCCCTGTATTGTTTGGACTCCTCTTATCATGATCTCCCTGTCTGACCTTTGATCCGTTGCCTGCAGGAAGCCTACAGGCTGATTTATCGCACCTACCTCAATGAAGGCTTCTGGAGTCTCTGGCGAGGGAACTCAGCCACCATGGTCCGTGTGATCCCGTACGCTGCCATTCAGTTCTGTGCACACGAGGAGTACAAGCAGCTCCTGGGGAGTTACTACGGCTTCCAGGGAAAGTAAGATGCAGTGTGGCTTTGGTCCTTGCAGAGGAGGATGGAGCAGTTTGTGGGACCATAGATTGCAGGGAGGGAGCACGTTTCTCAGCTTTGTGGTACAGAGCTGTGCTGGCCCCTCTCTTGATGGCTTCGCAGGACAGGGTGCGTGAGGGGGCTAAGGAAAGGGCTGGGCTTCCAGTCTTGCACAGGGGAGATCTTTGTGAGGAGACGACCCTGTCTTCTAGAGGCGTGAGCAAGAAGTGGCCTAGACATTGAGTTAGCACTTCCCTGTGCTGAGAGAGGGCAGGCAAAACAAAGAGCTCTTCCTTGCAGGAGAAGGAACAAGATCCAGCCTTGCGCTGTTATCTGAGCCATGCGTGTGGCCTGAGCCTCCTGCTCATGGGCATACAGTGTCTGAGACACCCCGAGTCAGGCTTGCTGTCCTCAACAGTGATTTTCTCTAAACTGTCTTGAATGGCTGTGGCAAACCACAGCTGCTTCACCCCTCACCCACCCAGCTCTTCAGTACACAAGCAGGGAAGGGATCCAGTAGCTGATAGTGTGAGCCATGCTCAAAAGCCACGTAGTATTTCCATCTCCAGGTGATCTGTTTGGTTTCTTCTCTCACCTTACTTTAGAGCGCTGACACCCTTTCCTCGATTCATTGCTGGCTCTCTGGCAGGCACAACGGCTGCCATGTTAACCTACCCCTTGGATATGGTCCGTGCTCGAATGGCTGTCACGCCGAAGGAGATGTAAGTGCCTAACGAAAGCAAGTACAAGCACCACGAACAAATGCAGAACTTTCTTTTAAGGTCAGATGACTTTATTCCCATTTTCTGGGTCACTTCTTGCTCGGAGCCTTTGGTGTAATAAACCTCTTACTGCTGGGGTCTGAGCGGTGATTAAATGACCAGAACCCTGGTTAGTCCAGGGGCTGGAAGATCGATACCGAAAGACCTCACTAGTAAAACCTGTGTGTTGGTTCTTTAGGAGGCCAGCTGGCACAATGCCTCCAGAGGAGATCTAACAGACAGGGCAGCACGCTGGGATAGGGCTATAGGAGAGCTGGTGAATGGCTGCTCCGTTTGCAGACAGGCTTCTGAAATCCCTTCTGAGCTGTTTGGTGAGCTCAGAGATGAATTAATTAGTTGTTGATCCTTCAGAAAGTCGTGTTGGAAATATTACTGGTGTGTGCAGTCACTAACTAGTGCAGATTTGGTTTTCCTGTGTCCACGTGCTAGGTACAGCAATATTGTTCATGTCTTCATCCGAATATCCCGAGAGGAAGGACTGAAGACATTGTATAGGGGATTTACACCAACCATCCTTGGAGTGATTCCGTATGCTGGGCTTAGCTTCTTCACCTACGAGACACTGAAGAAACTACATGCAGGTAAAGGCAACTTGGTTTGCTTTTGAATGAAATGCTCTAGGCTTTTGGCCAACTTGACATGTTTGAATTGAGTGGTACAAGTCCTTTTCCCGGCCTTGAAACCAGTTGCAGAATTCTGTGCTTGTGGAGCTTTTTGCCTCCATCTCTCCAATTCTAGCTGATGGAGAAGGCaagctgcagaaaagcagtaTCTCTGTTTTGCAGAGAACAAGCAGGCGCGAGTCTGGGGTGCAGAAGGACTTGGGTACATACCAAGTCAGCTAACAACCAAGTTGGGAACAAAATCTCAGGAGCTCTGGCGCTCAGTACTCTCTCTGGCTCTCAGCCCACTTGACCTTAATCATGTGTTTATTACAAGAACCTTTCTCCACTCTGCTACTTTCTCTTTCCCAGATCACAGTGGGAAATTGCAGCCATCCCCTCCGGAGCGGCTTTTGTTTGGTGCCTGTGCAGGCTTGATTGGCCAGTCCGCTTCTTACCCCCTGGACGTGGTTCGCCGACGAATGCAGACGGCGGGGGTTATGGGACACACGTACAGTACCATCCTTCTCACCATGCAGGAGATTATAAGAGAAGAGGGACTAATCCGTGGCTTGTACAAAGGACTCAGCATGAACTGGGTCAAAGGTCCAATTGCAGTGGGAATAAGCTTCACAACCTTTGACCTGACGCAGATCCTTCTCCGTAAATTACAGCACAGCACTAATGTTGAAAGGTAGTAGCTTAATCCCCACAGCCCTTGCCGGGGAAAAGTACAACGCGTGTAGAAAGAGCGATGCTAGCGTTCCCTCACTTTGTACACGCTCTCCTGCAGCAGAAAACTTACCTTTCTCAtctatttgttttttctgttgttgttggattttttttctttttaatgagccTCTGAGTTACTTGGAAACCTTGACCTCAAACTAACCCTTTCCTAAACAAAATTCTTACAGTTCCGCAGAACTGAGTCCTCTAACGTAGCTGCCTCACCCTGCTGTTTTACTCTTGACACCACGAGTGGAGCCTCTCGAACAAAcatgtgctgctgctggctcctcaCCTGGTCTCTGCGGGCAGATGAAGCGCTGGGTGATAAAGAGAGGACTCGGAGCTGTTGGGATGAGCCCCTGAATCTGGGAAGTgactgctgctcctggcaggccGTCCTTAGGGACGGAATGTGTGTTAGCTGGAGGCAGTCTGCCAAGTGCAATATTCCAGTTAGTCTGTAGGGAATTCCAGATTCCTCCG contains these protein-coding regions:
- the SLC25A42 gene encoding mitochondrial coenzyme A transporter SLC25A42 isoform X2, producing the protein MGNGVREGQANFKRQDVEPAMSTHVPSEGNQEKKKVLNSLVSGALAGAVAKTAVAPLDRTKIMFQVSSKRFSAKEAYRLIYRTYLNEGFWSLWRGNSATMVRVIPYAAIQFCAHEEYKQLLGSYYGFQGKYSNIVHVFIRISREEGLKTLYRGFTPTILGVIPYAGLSFFTYETLKKLHADHSGKLQPSPPERLLFGACAGLIGQSASYPLDVVRRRMQTAGVMGHTYSTILLTMQEIIREEGLIRGLYKGLSMNWVKGPIAVGISFTTFDLTQILLRKLQHSTNVER
- the SLC25A42 gene encoding mitochondrial coenzyme A transporter SLC25A42 isoform X1, with amino-acid sequence MGNGVREGQANFKRQDVEPAMSTHVPSEGNQEKKKVLNSLVSGALAGAVAKTAVAPLDRTKIMFQVSSKRFSAKEAYRLIYRTYLNEGFWSLWRGNSATMVRVIPYAAIQFCAHEEYKQLLGSYYGFQGKALTPFPRFIAGSLAGTTAAMLTYPLDMVRARMAVTPKEMYSNIVHVFIRISREEGLKTLYRGFTPTILGVIPYAGLSFFTYETLKKLHADHSGKLQPSPPERLLFGACAGLIGQSASYPLDVVRRRMQTAGVMGHTYSTILLTMQEIIREEGLIRGLYKGLSMNWVKGPIAVGISFTTFDLTQILLRKLQHSTNVER